The Lycorma delicatula isolate Av1 chromosome 2, ASM4794821v1, whole genome shotgun sequence DNA window tcctcgctggactgacgtcgtaacgtttcgctggactggttcgcagaacttaCATCACAGAACTGATTTTGTAAATGGTTTACCCCGtagtatttttacttatattttctttacctgccggatcggacccaactcgaagcgtgagaatgttCGCCGAGTCTGTTCGTTCTTATGCATTCCTTAGCCCGGTCCGGTAATTCTTCTCTCTGAACACGCATTTGTTCATTGTGTGTCAGTAGCAGtgttacaaaggacgattgttaagcGGACCTGTTAGTTTTAATAAAAGGGTTCGTTTTAGTcgctggattcctcccattattgtattttctactaatttcataataactggtaggaatccgttactcaagACCggtataccggtcttgttacaatatgtatgaatgtaaatgaagtgtagtcttgtacagtctcaggtcgatcattcctgagatgtgtgattaattgaaacccaaagaacaccggtatccacgatctagtattcaaatccgtataaaagtaactgtttttactaggatttgaatcttagaactctcgacttcgaaatcagctgttttgcgatgacgagttcaccattacaCCAGTCCGGTGAATTATGAAAGGGACATTAAAGAATCAAATCACCGGTAACTAATATTTCCTTCTtacatttaaatgattcatctgtgaaattatctttcttattatataaagTGGTCCTACTGATTAACTTGTCgcaaatatgttttttaagagctgattttcgaagtcaaagattctgaggttcaaatcctagtaaaagctagttgcttttgTTAGGATATGAATACTTCTTTCGGACCTTTTTTAACTACTCAGGGGCAACCGGTAATCGCCTAGAAGACCTGCCTCGGTAGGCCCTGAGTGACGTGGCTGTAGATTAATCCACCCTGTGTATACAGCTAACATCGCTGTCCTGCCTGTCggggtccctcctggttcattgagaCATCATGACCACCGCTTCTGGTTGTCACGACCCCCTTCCCAgaaaggctacccttcccgtcccaaTACCCTAATCAGGGACCGAGTATGCACCCTACGCATATCTCCCCCGAATCACGCGCCCACCTCGCATACCTTGACGGGCCTCAATTCTTCATCGGAGCGCCCCAATCCAATCACTCTTGCGTGTGGATGAACTAGAAACGTTCTTAGTATTGAGGCTACCTCCTTTGTCCCCACAGTAGGTACGTGTACtttggagatttttttttgtccccTACTTCCCGGAGCTGGATATGCGTTACAGCATCACACAGCTTCGGGAATACTTTGGCGATtgagtttaattaaccacatgtttcaggaatggtcggcatgATCTGTACAAGACTGtatctcatttacattcatatacgagtatatcatcctcatctcattaagCTGTAGGGAGGAAAGGTTGCTTATCGTTTACTAGTTGAAAGGTTGCGACGGACAcattaggaaaatgaaaaaaaagttatataaagaataaatattttaaatttgattgaacGATTTCTGCCATAGATAATCGtactttgttgttatttttttatatataattagtatttaatcATTTAGGtcctttaatttattgaatatgaaGAACTAACTGTAGCAAcattttataacaacaataatattattttatatttattgttagtaataattaatattatgattatgttataaatttagtatatttaataataataacaacaccgtatttttaatgtatatttattattgttacggTTTTACAAACGTAAATTATAAAACTCGGATTTTAAAGTAAGAAATTCAGTTAATGGGTAAAATGAAAACAGAGAACGTACACAGATAATTACAAGTACAGTACTCGGATGAAAACTGATGAATACttcaacatttaattattactactactaccaGCAGTAGAATTACTAACATTACATGAGTCATACGAAActtgatttagtaaaaaagttGTAATCTATGTGCTctgtaaaacatatatatgtactttattttaatgtataaatatatatagtttttttaatctaaaatttaagtttcatcaacttctaaaaattatctgattcagtgtaaattatgaaatttatattatacatatgtttatattagcatacatttaaaactaatgattaatattgtaatacataTTCTCAAAGTTTTATCGTACTACTATATAGAGACAGTTTTTTACGTTGGTTCCCGAAAACgatgaaaactactgaaccaatcactACAAAATTCTAAATGTAGCTTTCTTATAACCCCCGGAATGATTACCGCACTAATATAgtacaaacacaaataaaaaataaaaaaacgtataaataaccTAATTGACTTTTGCAAAATTTGATAACGTTCTCTATATCGATATTAATGTCATTATCGATTGTCGCTGTCaatatcaatatcgacttctaCAAAAGTTTTTAGGtgatttgtaaaatgtaatgttattgtCTAATCTGGAAGCGACCCGAGAGAACTCATCCTTACGTGTAGCAATATGTaggatttctatatactgaactaagaagttccatcacAGTAAACCATATGGTTGTTATAGATTCGACTTACTATTTTCGTAACTCCTAGATTGGTGAGGTCACATGTAGCAAGGAAAACCTCTAGGCTAtcagaatttatgatcgtagacaactTGAATCTCTGCCAGAGATTCAAGTCTTATCAAAGACTTGAAGGGCAACGTATACActcggctcaaaatcgagttAAACCAAATTGAACATCtgaatttgaaatatattcaaagaGATAAGGTGATTAAAATAAGTAACCATTGCTGTACCAAAAAAATGGAACGATAACTCGTGGATTTTGCTGTGTCGGGAGAAAAGTAGTTCTTCAACAATTTCAATAtcctcctttctttttctgtttagcctccggaaccacacttcagaggatgatgtatgaatgtaaatggagtgtagtcttgaaaagtctcaggtcaaccattcctgagatgtgtggttaattgaaacccaaccaccaaagaacactggtatctacgatctagtattcaaatccgtataaaagttacctttactaggatttgaaccttaaaactctccaATTGGAAATAAGCTTATTTGCGATGAGTTCATCAAtagatcaacccagtgggttttcAATATCTTcgtgatttcatttaaaatttgattttagaaacacattttttatctaaatattttattttattcggtaaattgtgaatagcgataactctGAAAGAAACAGCccacacattattattaaaaaacaatttttttatttttaaaaaacaattttttttctgcgtAGAACGCAGAAGAAGCCGTGGCGAGGAATGCTagtcatatataaattaaataaatgaacgggttttatattatattatttattattaaataacattttgttaattatagtaAGGTATATTTTCACtacttaatttcataattattagttataaacattaaaatactttagtgtgttgagtaaaaaaaaacaaaaacataagtagtttttttttgtttcaataaatatggaataattatatcacaaaaaatttaactagaaattcAATCATATTTCTCCTTccgtatttgaatatttttgtattctacttTGTATTTTGGATATTATATTTACGATGTGAAGACATTTAGATAGATGAAGGTATAAAGGGACAAAATGTTAAcgatcttataaataaatttaaacagactgtaaaagatttttttctactaTTCTGTAATTAGGAAATTAACTtggttgttattttaaataatttaccctggtaaataattaggtaaattatataaaagatgcataattttttttaaaaagacggaatataattttaaattattaaagaatatagaataaattttcttatagattttaccacagtataataaaataattaagcaaattttattttaattttaatttacatgctaTTTtccattctaattttaaaatgccAGAGCTTCTAATTCTCTGCAGAGTATAAAATGTAACagttcattatacattttttttttttaagatttcgttatagatttattgtttatcttatttttaggACATGACAACACTAGCAGtcataaaattgtatgaaatatattacaaatttggTGAAAGATCTTATTACACATCTTGTcacgtaatattaaaaaacaacaaaagtattGTGATTAACTAGCTTTAATATCGTGTATCCgcactaaaatcaaaatttaatccaCGGTACTTCCAATGGTACATATTTAGATAATAGAAATACTAATTCTGGagtagatttattataattattagtactAGTATAAGTTATGAATTAAATCACACTTATATGCGGCAGCTAGTCAATTCGTATGCggtcattaaataaacaaattatgaatttcttaaaaagttgaaaatccaccttaccagcaaactAAATGTGACTATAtttttcagtccttagaccattgtcaggagattaaaatattataaaataaagtcaacaaattaaaatgattaagcagtcatgactgtttgctaCTTATCAGTATACTCTGTTAACATTTtgactttataatattattttattctcctgacgatggtctaaggactgaaagatctagagtaacatttaatttgctggtaaggtggattttcacttttttaataatttgaaacaaattgtgtagctaattcttaaaattaatattcaataacaatatcGTTTCATAAAACGCAATATTCAGCTCGGTTGTTTTAAATATGTCTAGAAATTTCGCgaataacaaattaaacatatatttttttaatggattttaaatatGTTTCCTCAGTGATCGCAGTCTTACACCAAACTATACACCAGATCGCatctattaaattaacaataatattctataagtcaattgaatatttttgaattttgtaattatgattattcaaaataaagtcaacctttaaaaatttgaaaaaacatacCTCATTCTCTTTACTAAATTTATGAAGTAACCATGTCTTAAACAACTCATAAAGGGATTATTTTAACGTTTAATCTCATTaaagaaaacaggaaaaagtcaATTCTgtgcagaatatttatttatttatactgttaaatttgttttttttttttttttttactttttctttaactaCTGATCTCAGAATGATAATAGcttacgtaataaaatataatttatttatcgaattttGGTTTTATTCTGTTGCAGAAATTCAAGCTGGCCGCCACGACGACTATGAATCCACACTACCACCCTTACACGGAGCTATCGTCTCCTCACTCACCGCCCCCGGACGGCGCCAGCTACGGGGGTATGAGTAACGGCCACGTTATACCTCACCAAGGCGGCCACCCCGCATTTCCCACTCCACCACCTCACCAACATCATCCGTTacatcatcatcaccatcaccatcataTGAACAACAACACCAACAGCAACAACCAGAACTGCGCCACCGTCAAAGTTTGCGCCGGATGCGGAGGAAAAATAGTAGAGAGGTTTCTGTTACACGCGCTCGACCGTTATTGGCATAACAGTTGTCTCAAGTGCAATTGTTGTGGGGCGATGCTAGCCGATATAGGAACATCTTGCTTTACCAAGGGTGGAATGATACTGTGCAAAACGGACTACATCAGGTAAAtctacagttttcttttttatttatttttactcttgaGAGTTCTCTGTTTTTAAACTGAGCAAAAGTCataagtgtttctttttttaaagaatattcgtAATGAagaatatatacaattaaatatctcGTGCTTAAAGTCTAGTTGTGACTGTTGTATGATCGGAAATTATCAGTAACGTTTCCGTGtttttttaccttatatatatgtttattaaaacgtcggTAGTTTATTAAGAACTTTTTTCTACTGCATAGTTTTTCGGTTAAGAGGTAATATTTCCGTTTttgctatatgaaaataaatcatttttgcgTAAATGTTTTCCTGATTTCTAAATAAGCAGAGATTTTCtgaagataatattttatcatctttttgtctgagaattattattctgaaacacaatgacgttttaaaaaaatattatttgcatattttattttattaaactgaagatGGAGATTTGTCGCCTAaccatcattattaataataataataattagattttaccGTATGAATTATACTTAAGGTTTaaaaatccaatatcatatctcTCAGTggtgtgttttaattattaattcacatACACGTACAgtttctatttttcaaatatggTATTGAAGTTTATCTGGATCTTTTAGTAAGTTCGTTCGCGTGTATTAACCTATTTTAATTGAATTGCGACATTAGCCTAGATGTGGTGAGCGGTGTAGATGTAGCGTAATAAAGTGTAGTTTGTAGTATCTGTGTGGGACTGCCCGTGGTCTCTTGGCGCCTGAGGTCCGACCTCACCGAGCTGTATATGGAGTTACAGTATAGGACAGCGTATTGATATGCTAATTACAGACAAGCACGGTCATGCGAAAGACAAACAACAGATAACCTCCTTCCTTCATTCTGTACTTTGTGTCGGACCCTGTCCTGCTCGTTTACTTTGTCACTTTACACGTTTCCTTGATTTACAATATAACGGAGATAAATTCCTTCTAACGACAATATTTGTTCAATATCGTACATCgcataaacagtaatttaatttcttacttcattGAATCGCtaacgaataaataatatatctaaaagaCCAAGTACGctcgtgaaatatttttaaactgttaacttAATGATAAACACTGCAGTATTTactgtaaatcattttaaaaaaaaaagccgcCGAGTGTATTTTTTACACTTTGTGTATCCTATATGATAATTGGTAGGTACTACAatactttttattgaatattaactaaaaaaaagacaaaaaaatcaacatatttcAGTATGGTGCTACTTCAACAATATCTTCCATAAACAAAACCTTGATTATCTGTAGTTTACACTAAGGAAAAAACGTATGtaagataaattttgtatttatcagGTACTTTtcatcgatttttattttcaatagattaacattttttgtttattataaaaaataaaggcgtaaatttttaaaattaatttttttttgttaattatgataatttaataaatagatttgatCATAATGGTATAACTATATGTATGCGTGTATATTTATACAcgcatacatatatttataccaTACATCTCTGTTGATAACGCAATTTAAATCTTGTAATTAAACTTTGCTTTAATGAAgggtgttttaaataattattagaaacacATTATTGATgagtaatcaataaaaataaactataaaggtACCACACTTGTATTACTATCATATTCGTTTtacgttattaaatatttgtgttgTAAGTAGAAGATGCAATTTGTTTTATCAACcattatcattttaattcatttagccGTAAATGAAGCGAGTTGCACCATCAAGCTGTGACATCGCttgcaaaatgaaaaatatacgtaAGATGACTCTGGTAGGCAACTATTGTaggcgtgtttttttttaaatattaaaaaaaaattgatagtaatatatttacaaattctttttctACACTTCTCCGTGGTGTATTATTCCAGtgataattaaattttcgtaTTTTGGTTTAAATCTTCCAATAGAACCAagttaatttagattaatattttacttttaaagatgatatttttgtaactgtttttaaatttaactcatacataactatttttatcattctatataaaaaaaaaggtatatatataaaagtaacaaaatattcttaatgattttatttgtaattattaaaaatttgtatttaaaaatacttataatttttataattaaattattccgttttAACGTAGTTTTTGTTTTGcctgaagtttattttattaacccaACCCGCTATTCTAGTTTGAATTCATGACATGGGCGTTAAATTACTGCCAAAATAAAGCCAATAAGAAAGCGTAGAAGTAAAATCGTTTGAAAGTCAGTGGATTAGAAGAATGTAATATCGAGTAGATCGTAACGAAAGTGTCCACCGCACTGAATTTGCTGTACAATGTTCGTTTCAATTGTAACGTATAAGGGTGAGAATGCAGGGAgggatttatactttttaaagatAATGCCGGTGATGTAGTGTTATGTGTGTCAAAGGAAGAGGGAGGAAACTCGATTTGAGAGGGAAGTGAGCGCAATCAGCTCCATGCATCCAATCAGGACACCCGCCGCAATAACTCGCGCCGCAGAGCTGTACAACGCTCAACGTGTGGCGTTCTAAAAACGTCCGTACATGTGATCTGTACTTGATCGGTTTACAAAATCGTCACCTTTctcttattatttgttttttctttttttattaaaacttaatttctactttaaataatatttgctaatttattatcataaaaaaaatatattaatgttttacaattaatGAGTACTTTATTTagcttttacaaataaaaaactcaaaatatacttatataattcGTTTATTGTACatgagtatataatttttttaataagttgaaaataaagaaagttgaaataaagaaaagtatatttgtaccgattaaaaaaaagttacatttaatttacattaagtttaaatgtaataaaataatataaattattttacttagattttgcaaattttggaaattagaaatatgtaataaatacaattttttacccttttaaattctcagattttattattttttccccaaattttTAATTAGGGATATATAGGTTATGAAAAAACTGTTACACAGTTTCACgaacattattctatttttctattaaataaaataatattaaagtatattgtttttttttttgaataaattatttctttacctgcttataaattataagatacaAGTAATTTGTTACTTCAAGTTGGAGAGGTACTTCCTTGTAAAGTTTATCTACCTGATAAATTAGtcaatttcataaaatacacaGTTGATCAAGTATCATTTTTTATAGTGTATATTTGTATGCCTTATTTTTACTTCcgtaataacttatttaaagaaattaaatatttttgtgaataaagtAACATGTGTAACGCAAAAGAATGAACTTTTACGAGAGTTGGTTATTTCAAATATCATACTTTTATTACAgtacttattatatttatgattaaataaatatataaagaataaaatttaattataaatttttagaaaaatatttcgatTACTATAGCTGAAAACATGATATTTCCTCAAAATTGACCTACgaatagaagttaaaaataattcatttaacaaaaattataagttagTAAACtctttatgaaatagaaaatttcataaacaattggtgaaaatatatttcagtttttcacTTTTAGATGTGTATTAATTttcaccaattttatttttataaaattgcgtGATCTGTAtctggaaaaaaaacatttataataattatttgtataatttttattataaaatattgtaagcactgctttttatgattttttatgtgtTATGCTTATTGTTTAAacggatttataaaattaatggaaaatagaaagtataaaattgagttatttatattaataaattcgaTTATTTAGTTTTTGGAATACAAAATATCAGCGAGAgcgaaaactaatattttttattttatcggctTTATTTGTACAACTAATAACGAGTAAGTTGGTTCTTTATATATAGTGGAGTTTTGTGTTATAGAtttaattgtgaataaaaaaagaaaaaaattgacaatgaGGAACAGAATGAACATAAAAATCTGTAAAGGTAAAGCTAAGATAAAAAGATTCGTTTAAGGGGATAATTTACCGAAGAgaagaaaatgtaacttttaaaaataatagctgTATAACTGACTTGTAATGATTCCCTgatataatttgatattaattcagACAGTAAATTATTGCAGATTCATACATctatgtattcattattttatcctTAATGTAATACCATACACAAACTGCACCTAATGACAGTAATGATTTTGTAAATGCAGTATTATTATCTGGAGTACAAATTAATAGTGCCGGATGacggaaaattaattttagtataatgaATGTAGAATAATTCATTAGAATAGTTATATAGTTTTACAATTTGTATGTAGACTTCATGTATGAATACGATACCAGGTCTTTGATAACACTACAATAcgtaatataatttctaaaaacgATTCTACATATTCCCCCtttcattattcttcttttttattctcaTCAACTATTTCGGTGATCAGTGTTAGCTTAAAAATAGGGATTGgttcattataaattttccataGTGTGACCAGATATTAAACCCCAGACTTTGGTACAGCAAGCGAACACGCTGCTATCTTTGCCACAGCAAAGGTTCATCAGTttgaaaaatgatgttaaaataatataatttttttttatttacttaaaaaaattaaaaatatataattatgtgacGAGTCTACATTATGGAATACATTACAGTAATTTGTATCGGCAGAAATTTCCGTTAGCGTCTCGATCAATACATTACCATCTTCAAACTGTTACAACAAAGGACTTAGTTTGATACTAGTAaggatgttgaatttttcaaAGCCGTTTCTccgttataattaaaaaagataagaataaataaaacaatatttttaaaataagctacaAGAAATCAATAATAGATTGTACATACCAAAATAACCAGGGAATAAGTGGGTGTCTAATATTTATCCTAATGTGCCCATGTTACCCTAGTTGTGGAGGATGAAAGTTAATCAGGATAAGTCGAAGCCATGAGAAGAAGTAATATGAACAtggatggtgtcttgatcccgCAAAAAGAGAGTGGCAGTACCTAGTACTTCACCTATATTGGTGTTTGACTTGGAAGTGTAACGTGAGAATGAAAAGAGAATAACTGAACGCGTAGTATAGGGAActgcattggctgctacggagaaactTGCACCTCAGTTGTTTTATGaagttctgatttacaaaatTACCCTACGACCAAACTGGATAATTTTCTGGCTTGGAGTTGTGGGGGgacagcaagtaatagtaacgtagatatcatacaacgcttccaaaacaaaaaaacgaGAACAATTGCAGAGGTGTCATGAttcacacggaatgatgaaattcacgaaTGCCTgagcttccgacggttcgtgaggCTGTGAGAAAGCAGTGTTATGTACCAACATTTAGAAAATCACGTCCACCActgatcaatctgcttgataataGTAGGGATGTCCGAAGGATGAAACGTCTCCGTGTGTTTGACTTAGGGCTACCGAATGACACTTTGCAGTTACTATCGCCAAATATAGTATTGTTTGtttacctcttttttttattagtaggtacaaattttttgttctttgttcgaCTAGCTatcatttgattatttatttttttatttacttttatttgtttattggtttttatttgttaattaattgtttttatggattatgaagtgttggcagatatattttttttactaatgaattttaaGATTACTGGTTACTTATAACTTATGTTAATGATTGACTTAttgtgggagttccttaagatcctctatcatgtgcttattatcaaacgatttacttatggtcccacttaaggagccgattgtaaatatagtAGTTGTGGAGGGAAAAAAAAGATCtgataagtttcttttttataaaagaactaagAAATTTTTAACTAAGAAAATCGTAAGTTGATTAGCTTGTGTGTATGAAAGGTGGGTCATCAGTTATCAAATTAGATACAATCGTGAGggataacataattaaataatatcctgcattcggtttaaaattaaaaatgttttttttctttacaaacatTCCATTAATTGAGTTATTATATCTCCTGTATTTTGTTTTGGATTGGATGCTCCATGTAATCATTGCACTGATTACATTATTGGAAGAAAATATGCCTGCataaacgtttttgaaatattctttaactAAAAGAACAAAATCTTGATATTGTATATTGAAGGCATTGCATAAacaacttctttattttaatattctcttactgttttataatatttaaaaaatttaataaaaaaaaaagaaagaaaaatgggataaaaatatgaagaaacaaAATTAGGGCAATTACTCTATTTTTCcggttttattatttctgttaaattattgaaactagtacagtgattaaaaataattaatttatttaaaattgttaacttatCTCATTTCTTAACCgaataaactaaaaagtaaatttagtaattaaattaattgttaattttattgctttGCATTAACAATTTGTTAGCGTTAGCATTCTTTATCAGATTTAATATTGTAGTCTGTTTAAATGCATTATAAATGTAAAGGTtagtacgtaataaaaaaaaggtattatgaATACAGATTCAATTTTGTCGTTATACGcgcataattttattattataacaaggtaatatttttagaattataataattatgatgtaataaattattgttaagaattttatttacgatATGATTATATTAAAACGAGAAGACATGAGAATTGTTAAACAAGGAATAATAAGTATAGCTGATAGAGGGACGTCGTAGAGGTTCATTAAGCCCCATCTTGCATTTAATCTATCCGAAATGAGTTCCCAAACGTAGAACTGTAATTTATTTGCTCAAATTGGTATGTACGGTAGATAATAGTTATAagaaaagcaataataaataGCAGGGAATGACAATTGTGTGCAATTAGTTTCACGCAAGTCTTTAGGGTTTGCGTGCGGTTTAGGCGTCAGGCGTTCTAGAGCAAGTAGCTTGTCTCACTCTACCAGTCGTCGTCAGCCGTCCGTTCTACCATGGCAATTGGTGGCGGAAGAGGAGGTGGATCGGTCCTGGTTCGCTGGACGAGGCATACGATTCATTCTTTCTCTGGCTGTGGCCCGGTTGATGCTCGTGAGAATGAACAGCTGgtggtttttatattaaaaatgctaTTCCTATTGTTAAATGTTAGGTATATGTATGTCCAACGTGCATGAAATACGTTGTCCTTTGGTACTGAATGAAacaactgaattttaaatttaaaagaaaatttgaaatgaagaaataaaaatttttgtctcTTAGCAGTTCaagaatttttaactattattttaaacttcatttgTTGGCCTCATATGTGTTTTCGAGcgattaaaactgaataatttccgcactaatttttttttttgtagtttttacaaatatatttattaatttgaatgaataGTTCCATTTTGAT harbors:
- the LOC142319147 gene encoding rhombotin-1 codes for the protein MKMSLKFKLAATTTMNPHYHPYTELSSPHSPPPDGASYGGMSNGHVIPHQGGHPAFPTPPPHQHHPLHHHHHHHHMNNNTNSNNQNCATVKVCAGCGGKIVERFLLHALDRYWHNSCLKCNCCGAMLADIGTSCFTKGGMILCKTDYIRLFGNSGACSACGQTIPANEFVMRAGVAGGGGGPAHSHHVFHLKCFACSKCGAQLMQGDRYYLLAGSLVCEQDWHKLLKGSQGVSGPTTTGTGVRKGKVGRPRRSRD